A region from the Metopolophium dirhodum isolate CAU chromosome 9, ASM1992520v1, whole genome shotgun sequence genome encodes:
- the LOC132952724 gene encoding ceramide-1-phosphate transfer protein → MFSVAAVQSAFQESLVQDDDVDVKNYVLAYQELCKFCSQLGRLFGFVVSDLEDKIGLLSQLMTEDEQHFSTVQSMITHETSKDLVFSGRSGSITLLRLNRGLEFIILFMSKLVHLQPNDSTKHCAQEAYNKTLARHHSWIIRNGALFAMNFLPCQKALYNQTLGNAPVEETLDTMPEMISKASMVHERVNNLLSGYEILNIP, encoded by the exons ATGTTTAGCGTGGCGGCCGTTCAAAGTGCTTTCCAAGAATCTCTGGTCCAGGACGATGACGTGGACGTGAAGAACTACGTGTTGGCCTATCAAGAACTTtgcaa ATTCTGTTCGCAGCTGGGGCGCTTATTCGGTTTCGTCGTCAGCGATCTCGAGGACAAGATCGGACTCCTTAGCCAGCTGATGACCGAAGACGAGCAACATTTTTCCACCGTTCAGAGTATGATAACCCACGAGACTTCCAAGGATTTGGTGTTCTCTGGTCGTTCCGGCTCCATAACATTGTTGAGATTGAACCGCGGTcttg AATTCATAATTCTATTCATGTCTAAACTGGTTCACCTACAACCTAATGATAGCACGAAACACTGTGCTCAAGAAGCGTACAACAAAACATTGGCCAGACACCACTCTTGGATTATACGGAACGGTGCTCTGTTTGCTATGAATTTCCTTCCCTGTCAAAAAGCCTTGTATAATCAG actcTTGGCAATGCTCCTGTAGAAGAAACATTAGATACAATGCCTGAAATGATTTCCAAAGCTTCTATGGTTCACGAAAGGGTGAATAATCTACTTTCAGGCTATGAAATTCTGAATATACCGTGA
- the LOC132952052 gene encoding NKAP family protein CG6066: MSNSNNYNDRRRKERENIGLVGVPEIWEKSPPQPINNLDTDDENTLNQNNLAIAPIKSHKKRKKQKDKSKKSKKSKKVKKHKESHKKKKKRKVSSDSSSDSSSEGEGDEWIEKKGAKEATVDDMVGPLPKPNVTLTQREYGHALLPGEGAAMAAYVQDGKRIPRRGEIGLTCDEISSYESVGYVMSGSRHRRMEAVRIRKENQIYSADEKRALAMFSKEERQKRENKILTQFRDMVKSKTSNK; the protein is encoded by the exons ATgtcaaattcaaataattataacgataGACGAAGGAAAGAACGCGAGAACATAGGGTTAGTGGGTGTGCCAGAAATTTGGGAAAAATCACCTCCACAACCTATTaacaa TTTAGATACAGATGACGAAAAcactttaaatcaaaataatcttGCGATCGCTCCAATTAAATCGCACAAGAAGAGAAAGAAACAAAAAGATAAATCAAAg aaatcaaaaaagtccaaaaaagtaaaaaagcaCAAAGAAtcacataagaaaaaaaagaagaGAAAAGTATCATCAGATAGTTCAAGTGATTCCAGTAGTGAAGGTGAAGGTGATGAATGGATTGAGAAAAAAG gTGCCAAAGAAGCTACCGTAGATGACATGGTAGGACCATTACCAAAGCCTAATGTCACTCTAACGCAAAGAGAGTATGGTCACGCTCTATTGCCCGGTGAAGGTGCAGCTATGGCAGCTTATGTACAAGATGGTAAACGTATTCCTCGGCGTGGTGAAATTGGTTTGACATGTGATGAAATATCATCTTACGAGTCAGTCGGGTATGTGATGAGCGGAAGTCGCCATAGACGCATGGAAGCTGTGCGTATTCGtaaagaaaatcaaatttattctGCTGATGAAAAACGTGCATTGGCTATGTTCAGTAAAGAAGAACGACAGAAAAGAgaaaataaaattcttactCAGTTTAGGGATATGGTGAAAAGCAAAACCtcgaataaataa
- the LOC132952782 gene encoding ras guanine nucleotide exchange factor R-like, which produces MYSHHRSKDSQRSSKFTAHAAVQLQRRHNNSTSSCYDGGQQLEDLGPKESVQLERLVHETFPRCNVDLIHVVNAPQMYGMYLLRKEEMQYGDRELILYHVTTKSRALESLKNGLDWRRTRRSKFGCGVSFSDDADYANYYADHFPKEENRVIIVCAVLVNKTQRVSGNQNLIVPAGGADTTLSSNGRVYVKYNDYDFYPLYLMYYRRTPEHLNESKYFRNNPRNKWQQNNRVLQQQQQQQQELKAQREREQAQRLQQEQEQAQRQQALRMQRQREQEWLEARRREAAQQELRRQELELQARRHEQAYSRQAQARQRESKSNCLIL; this is translated from the exons ATGTATTCGCATCACAGAAGTAAAGACTCTCAAAGGTCGTCAAAGTTTACCGCTCACGCTGCGGTCCAATTGCAAAGGCGGCACAATAACTCGACGTCCAGCTGCTATGACGGGGGTCAGCAGCTCGAAGATCTGGGCCCCAAAGAATCCGTACAACTCGAACGTCTCGTCCACGAAACATTTCCCAGG TGCAACGTCGATTTGATACATGTTGTCAATGCCCCGCAGATGTATGGCATGTACTTGCTGCGCAAGGAAGAAATGCAGTATGGTGACAGGGAACTTATTCTATATCACGTGACCACCAAGTCCAGGGCTTTGGAGTCGTTGAAAAACGGACTTGACTGGCGGCGCACTAGACGCTCCAAGTTTGGGTGCGGTGTGTCGTTCAGCGACGACGCCGACTATGCCAACTATTATGCCGACCATTTCCCCAAAGAAG AAAATCGGGTGATCATCGTCTGTGCCGTGCTGGTAAACAAGACGCAGCGGGTGTCCGGCAATCAGAATTTGATCGTACCGGCGGGCGGTGCCGACACAACCCTGAGCTCCAACGGCCGCGTGTACGTCAAATACAACGACTATGACTTCTATCCGCTGTACCTTATGTACTACCGACGGACACCGGAACACTTGAACGAAAGCAAATATTTCCGTAACAACCCCCGCAATAAATGGCAGCAAAACAACCGGGTGttgcagcagcagcaacagcagcagcaagaGTTGAAAGCGCAGCGCGAGCGTGAGCAAGCACAGCGTCTGCAGCAAGAGCAAGAGCAGGCACAGCGTCAGCAAGCGCTGAGGATGCAGCGACAGCGAGAGCAGGAATGGCTTGAGGCGCGTCGTCGTGAAGCGGCTCAACAGGAACTCCGTCGTCAAGAGCTTGAGCTGCAGGCGCGCCGTCATGAGCAGGCGTACTCTAGGCAAGCACAGGCACGGCAGCGCGAAAGCAAAAGCAATTGTCTGATTCTCTGA